From a single Ignavibacteria bacterium genomic region:
- a CDS encoding SDR family oxidoreductase, giving the protein MKFVLIIGAGSGIAKATAAEFAKACYGLYLAGRNMDDLKKTASDLAIRHNTDAKALHFDVLDYNSHKSFFDELDPKPSIVITAAGLLGDQTEAQNDFAAAQKTLDTNLTGLVSILNIAANHFEAEGKGSIIGISSVAGDRGRMKNYIYGAAKAGFTAYLSGMRQRLNKKGVFVMSVQPGFVNTKMIEGLETPKPLTAQPEQVAKLIYNGWKARKPVIYTPGYWRLIMFVVRSIPEKIFQKLDL; this is encoded by the coding sequence ATGAAATTTGTTCTAATCATAGGTGCCGGAAGTGGAATAGCCAAGGCTACCGCTGCTGAATTTGCAAAAGCCTGCTATGGTCTCTATCTCGCCGGGCGAAACATGGACGACCTCAAAAAAACGGCCTCCGACCTTGCAATCAGACACAACACAGATGCCAAAGCCCTCCATTTTGATGTGCTCGACTACAACTCCCACAAATCTTTTTTCGACGAACTCGACCCGAAGCCTTCGATAGTAATAACCGCCGCGGGACTTCTCGGTGACCAGACAGAAGCTCAAAATGATTTTGCCGCAGCTCAGAAAACTCTGGATACTAATCTTACCGGGCTCGTAAGCATCCTGAACATCGCAGCGAACCACTTCGAGGCTGAAGGAAAAGGCTCGATAATCGGCATTTCCAGTGTGGCAGGTGACCGCGGAAGAATGAAAAACTACATCTACGGAGCAGCAAAAGCGGGCTTTACTGCATATCTTTCAGGTATGAGGCAACGCCTCAACAAAAAAGGCGTTTTTGTAATGTCGGTTCAACCGGGATTTGTGAATACAAAAATGATAGAGGGTCTCGAAACTCCAAAACCCCTGACAGCACAGCCGGAACAGGTCGCAAAACTTATCTACAACGGCTGGAAAGCAAGGAAACCGGTGATTTACACACCCGGTTACTGGCGACTGATTATGTTCGTTGTCAGATCGATTCCCGAGAAAATTTTCCAAAAACTCGACCTGTGA
- a CDS encoding FAD-binding oxidoreductase, with protein MKKQKISNWGRFPSVEAEIYDLTDEVRARQRVKSLNPVIARGLGRSYGDSSLGENIISTVDYNRFISFDEAAGVLKCEAGVSFADILEVFVPKGWFLPVTPGTKYITVGGAIASDVHGKNHHKEGSFGDWVREMKILVASGEVLLCSPSQNEDLFFATIGGMGLTGVILEAEFALKKIETSFISQETLPAENLEKVMQLFSESKKFTYSVAWIDCLAKGKNLGKSILYLGEHAPLSTIEETVFKDIPLWYHGKGKLGVPFDFPSGSLNSLTVKMFNGLYYEMNKLKGNGIVHLDPFFYPLDSVNNWNRIYGKKGFLQYQFVLPLNKSFEGMTEVLQTIAKEGRGSFLAVLKLFGRQDSLISFPMEGYTLALDFPIMPGLMKFLTRLDEIVLKYDGRFYFTKDSRLKADVFKKGYPHLNDFLEIKRKYDPQNIFASTQSKRLELT; from the coding sequence ATGAAAAAGCAAAAAATATCCAACTGGGGCAGATTCCCCTCGGTTGAAGCTGAAATTTATGACCTGACCGACGAGGTTCGTGCCCGGCAACGAGTAAAATCCCTCAATCCTGTAATTGCGCGGGGTCTTGGCAGATCCTACGGCGACAGCTCCCTCGGTGAGAACATCATTTCGACTGTCGATTACAACCGTTTTATCTCTTTTGACGAGGCTGCGGGGGTTCTGAAATGTGAAGCCGGGGTCTCGTTTGCTGACATTCTGGAGGTTTTTGTGCCAAAAGGGTGGTTTTTGCCTGTTACGCCCGGAACAAAGTATATAACGGTTGGCGGCGCAATTGCATCCGATGTCCACGGTAAAAATCACCACAAAGAGGGTTCTTTTGGCGACTGGGTAAGGGAGATGAAAATTCTGGTGGCTTCGGGTGAAGTTCTGCTCTGCTCCCCCTCCCAAAACGAGGATCTCTTTTTTGCTACAATCGGCGGTATGGGGCTTACGGGTGTGATACTCGAAGCGGAATTTGCGCTGAAGAAAATCGAGACTTCCTTCATTTCGCAGGAGACACTTCCCGCTGAGAATCTTGAAAAAGTGATGCAGCTTTTCAGCGAATCAAAGAAATTCACTTATTCGGTAGCGTGGATCGACTGTCTGGCAAAAGGGAAAAATCTGGGAAAATCGATCCTTTATCTCGGTGAACACGCACCATTATCCACCATTGAGGAGACAGTTTTCAAAGATATTCCGCTTTGGTATCACGGAAAAGGAAAGCTCGGAGTCCCCTTTGATTTTCCCTCGGGTTCGCTTAACTCCCTGACGGTTAAAATGTTCAACGGTCTTTATTATGAAATGAACAAACTGAAGGGAAACGGCATAGTCCACCTTGATCCTTTCTTTTATCCTCTGGATTCCGTGAACAACTGGAACCGCATCTATGGCAAAAAAGGCTTCCTGCAATATCAGTTCGTACTTCCGCTGAACAAAAGTTTTGAGGGGATGACAGAAGTGCTGCAGACCATCGCTAAAGAAGGCAGAGGCTCGTTCCTCGCCGTACTTAAACTGTTCGGCAGACAGGATTCCCTGATCTCCTTCCCGATGGAGGGTTACACCCTGGCTCTCGATTTTCCGATTATGCCGGGACTGATGAAATTCCTCACCAGACTTGATGAAATTGTCCTGAAATATGACGGCAGATTCTACTTTACGAAGGATTCCCGCCTGAAAGCGGATGTTTTTAAGAAGGGTTATCCGCATCTGAACGACTTTCTCGAAATAAAACGAAAATATGACCCGCAAAATATCTTTGCATCTACACAATCAAAAAGGCTGGAGTTGACATGA
- a CDS encoding DEAD/DEAH box helicase family protein: protein MNEAKTRQDIIDHRLAKAGWNVNNPAQVKRELDIKIKSPDSVQEDGHLYDGHRYADYALLGDDGYPLAVVEAKKSSRDARIGQEQAKQYAKNIQAQLKGRLPFVFYTNGNDIYFWDTEKYPPRKVYGFPTKKDLERLMFLREHEKPLSKELINTEISGRPYQIEAIRSVFEGIDHARRKFLLVMATGTGKTRTCVSMIDVLMRTNRVQRVLFLVDRIALMNQALDAFREYLPNAPLWPQRGETKFVTNRRVYVTTYQTMLNIIEDDDYRLSPFFFDLIVADESHRSIYNVYKNIFDYFDALQTGLTATPKDALERNTFKLFQCEDGLPTFAYSYEEALKNNPPYLCDFEVLKIRTRFLKEGIRKETISIEDQKRLLKAGKEPEEINFEGTEIEKSVTNLGTNTLIVREFMEECIKDESGVLPGKTIFFAMTIAHAQRLREVFDDLFPEYKGEIAKVIVSEDPKVYGKGGLLDQFVNKNFPRIAISVDMLDTGLDVRELVNLVFAKPVFSYTKFWQMIGRGTRLLEPKKIKPWCKTKDKFLIIDCWGNFDYFMIEPGGVTEKPSIPLPVRLFLTRLQKLTLAQSLKKTPVIEDCINRLKAEIASLPQNNVVILDAKTKLDRIDDNYWSDLTKEKTEFLQNEIAPLMRTRSGEDFDAMYFELKVLLYSIAKIDEKQEKKLRENLLLRTSNAIIEMVADLPLNVNVVAKEKDLINYVLTGGYLQKGGEPELNNLVEKLGPLMKLRDPVKQSQVSLDLEDVTHEKGYIKFGAGHERITVQKYRDRVEALIKNLEQKNVVLRKIKLGESITDEELNQLAATLQENDPYPTEENLQKAYEARKVKFLDLIKYIMGVSGLVTFPQKVTTAFDGFIAEHNNLTTKQIQFIQTLQSFIIENGELSKKDLVSEPFTKFHNNGFLGLFDHQLQQEILQLTDRILNYA from the coding sequence ATGAACGAAGCTAAAACGCGCCAGGATATAATTGACCATCGGCTCGCCAAAGCCGGTTGGAATGTAAACAATCCTGCCCAAGTCAAAAGAGAACTGGATATAAAGATCAAAAGCCCGGATTCCGTACAGGAAGATGGGCATCTGTATGACGGGCATCGTTATGCTGACTATGCTCTTCTCGGTGATGACGGTTATCCTTTGGCGGTTGTTGAAGCAAAAAAATCCTCCCGTGATGCAAGAATTGGCCAGGAACAGGCTAAGCAATACGCAAAAAACATTCAGGCTCAACTAAAAGGTAGACTTCCGTTCGTTTTTTACACTAACGGCAATGACATCTATTTCTGGGATACCGAGAAATACCCCCCACGCAAAGTTTATGGATTCCCCACAAAAAAAGACCTCGAAAGGTTGATGTTCCTGCGGGAACATGAAAAACCTCTCTCCAAAGAACTTATCAATACTGAGATCAGTGGCAGACCATATCAAATTGAGGCGATCCGTTCTGTATTTGAAGGAATCGACCACGCAAGAAGGAAATTTCTTTTGGTGATGGCAACAGGTACCGGAAAAACCCGTACCTGTGTGTCGATGATTGATGTTCTCATGAGGACAAACAGGGTGCAAAGAGTTTTGTTTCTGGTTGACAGAATTGCCCTGATGAATCAGGCACTTGATGCGTTCAGGGAATATCTCCCCAATGCTCCCCTTTGGCCTCAGAGGGGTGAAACCAAATTTGTCACAAACCGGAGAGTTTATGTGACAACCTACCAGACAATGCTCAATATCATTGAAGATGACGATTACAGGCTGAGTCCCTTCTTTTTTGATTTGATTGTTGCCGACGAAAGTCACCGGTCGATTTACAATGTTTACAAAAACATATTCGATTATTTTGATGCCCTTCAAACTGGTTTAACGGCCACCCCAAAAGATGCTCTTGAACGGAATACATTTAAACTTTTTCAGTGTGAAGACGGACTCCCGACATTTGCGTATTCCTATGAAGAGGCATTAAAAAACAATCCTCCCTATCTCTGCGATTTTGAGGTTCTGAAAATCAGAACGAGATTCTTAAAAGAGGGGATCAGAAAAGAGACAATTTCGATTGAGGATCAAAAGCGATTACTCAAAGCCGGGAAAGAACCCGAGGAAATTAATTTCGAAGGTACCGAAATCGAGAAAAGTGTCACAAATCTTGGCACCAATACCCTGATTGTCAGGGAATTTATGGAAGAGTGTATAAAGGACGAAAGTGGAGTTCTTCCGGGGAAAACCATATTTTTTGCAATGACAATCGCACATGCCCAAAGACTTCGGGAAGTTTTTGATGACCTGTTTCCCGAGTATAAAGGGGAGATCGCAAAAGTAATTGTATCGGAGGACCCAAAGGTTTACGGCAAGGGGGGATTACTCGATCAATTTGTGAATAAAAACTTCCCCCGCATCGCAATCAGTGTTGATATGCTCGACACGGGTCTTGATGTCAGGGAACTGGTCAATCTTGTTTTTGCTAAACCTGTCTTTTCATACACCAAATTCTGGCAGATGATCGGACGGGGAACCCGCCTTCTCGAACCAAAAAAGATAAAACCCTGGTGTAAAACAAAAGATAAATTTTTGATAATCGACTGCTGGGGAAACTTTGACTATTTCATGATTGAACCCGGCGGGGTAACTGAGAAACCATCCATTCCGTTACCCGTCAGACTGTTTTTAACCCGGCTTCAAAAACTGACTTTGGCTCAGTCGTTAAAAAAGACCCCGGTCATTGAAGATTGCATAAACAGGCTGAAAGCTGAAATAGCCTCCTTGCCCCAAAACAATGTGGTGATCCTTGATGCAAAAACGAAACTTGACCGGATCGATGATAATTACTGGTCAGACCTGACAAAAGAAAAAACGGAGTTCCTGCAGAATGAGATAGCTCCTCTGATGCGTACCCGTTCGGGTGAAGATTTTGATGCAATGTATTTCGAATTGAAGGTGCTGTTATACTCAATCGCAAAAATTGATGAAAAGCAGGAAAAGAAGTTAAGGGAGAACCTGCTTTTGAGAACTTCAAATGCAATAATCGAAATGGTTGCTGATCTTCCTCTGAATGTAAATGTGGTGGCAAAAGAGAAGGATTTGATTAATTACGTCCTCACAGGCGGTTATCTGCAAAAAGGGGGTGAGCCTGAGTTAAACAACCTTGTTGAAAAACTGGGTCCCCTGATGAAGTTGCGTGACCCCGTAAAACAAAGCCAGGTGTCACTCGATCTGGAGGATGTTACACATGAGAAAGGATACATCAAGTTTGGTGCCGGACACGAAAGAATCACCGTGCAAAAATACCGTGACCGTGTGGAAGCTCTCATCAAAAACCTTGAACAAAAAAATGTCGTGCTTCGCAAAATCAAACTTGGTGAAAGCATAACGGATGAAGAATTAAACCAGCTCGCTGCCACCTTACAGGAAAATGATCCGTATCCCACTGAGGAAAATTTACAAAAGGCGTATGAAGCACGAAAAGTTAAATTTCTCGACCTGATAAAATATATCATGGGTGTCAGCGGACTGGTTACTTTCCCGCAAAAGGTAACAACCGCTTTTGACGGATTTATAGCCGAACACAATAATTTAACAACAAAACAGATTCAGTTTATTCAGACTCTTCAATCATTTATCATTGAAAATGGAGAACTAAGTAAAAAGGATCTGGTTTCCGAACCATTCACAAAATTCCACAATAACGGCTTTTTGGGGCTGTTTGATCATCAACTGCAACAGGAAATTTTACAATTAACGGACAGAATTTTAAACTATGCTTAA
- a CDS encoding SAM-dependent DNA methyltransferase produces the protein MLNQTLKSSINRLWDKLWSGGIANPLTAIEQISYLLFMKRLDELDLKKKQDSDFTGESYQSLFEGEKEVLRWSHFRQLEGGEMRDHIQNNVFPFLKKLGKDDAPFAKYMTNAVFIISKPSLLVEAVSIIDEIFEEILKQQMEGQGFQDTQGDLYEFLLSEITTAGKLGQFRTPRHIIQLMCELVNPKLGDTICDPAAGTAGFLLGAYQHIITQFTSDQNRQVDENGLVRGLLGDKLTDERQWTHLKEKTFYGYDADESMVRIALMNLMMHGISSPNIEQKDTLSKYYNEDGIYDVIMANPPFKGSIDKGDINDSLSLQTTKTELLFLNRIINSLKTGGRAGVIVPDGVLFGSSNAHKQARKMLLDDCELQGIISMPSGIFKPYAGVSTAILVFVKGGTTEKVWFYDMQADGYSLDDKRNKIDANDLSDIVTKWNSRTEQTENDRGSKFFHVEKTEIENNDLDLSINRYKVAEHKEVVYQDPKEILAKIEALEEEIVLGINELKGL, from the coding sequence ATGCTTAATCAGACTCTAAAATCATCGATCAACCGTTTATGGGATAAACTTTGGAGCGGGGGAATTGCAAATCCTCTTACCGCAATTGAACAGATTTCATACCTGTTGTTTATGAAACGACTGGACGAACTTGATCTTAAAAAGAAACAGGATTCGGATTTTACGGGAGAATCTTATCAATCCCTTTTTGAAGGGGAAAAAGAGGTTCTGAGGTGGAGCCATTTTCGACAACTGGAGGGGGGAGAGATGCGCGATCACATTCAAAATAATGTCTTTCCGTTCCTCAAAAAACTGGGGAAAGATGATGCTCCATTTGCAAAATATATGACCAATGCTGTTTTTATCATTTCGAAACCCTCTCTCCTGGTTGAAGCTGTATCAATTATTGATGAAATTTTTGAAGAGATTTTAAAGCAACAGATGGAAGGGCAGGGCTTTCAGGATACACAGGGCGACCTCTACGAGTTTTTACTTTCCGAAATCACTACTGCGGGTAAACTGGGGCAGTTCAGAACCCCAAGGCATATTATTCAACTTATGTGTGAACTGGTAAACCCCAAGCTGGGTGACACCATCTGTGACCCCGCAGCGGGAACCGCCGGCTTTTTACTGGGGGCATATCAACATATCATCACACAATTTACGAGTGATCAGAATCGACAGGTTGATGAAAACGGCCTGGTGCGTGGACTGCTTGGCGACAAACTCACGGATGAAAGACAGTGGACTCATCTGAAGGAGAAGACTTTTTACGGATATGATGCCGATGAAAGCATGGTTCGCATCGCTTTAATGAATCTTATGATGCATGGCATCTCAAGTCCGAATATCGAGCAGAAGGATACACTTTCCAAATACTACAATGAGGACGGGATTTATGATGTTATCATGGCAAATCCGCCGTTTAAGGGGAGCATTGACAAGGGAGATATCAACGATTCCCTGTCGCTGCAAACCACAAAAACGGAGCTGCTGTTTTTGAACAGAATCATCAATTCCTTAAAAACCGGAGGCAGGGCAGGGGTAATTGTTCCTGACGGCGTTTTGTTCGGTTCGAGCAATGCCCACAAGCAGGCGAGAAAAATGCTCCTTGATGACTGTGAACTTCAGGGGATTATTTCGATGCCAAGTGGAATATTTAAGCCCTATGCGGGAGTGAGTACCGCCATTTTGGTTTTCGTTAAAGGCGGAACTACCGAAAAAGTGTGGTTTTACGATATGCAGGCTGACGGTTACAGTCTTGATGACAAAAGGAATAAAATTGATGCCAACGATCTGAGCGATATCGTTACAAAATGGAATTCAAGAACGGAACAAACAGAGAATGACAGAGGCAGTAAATTCTTCCATGTCGAAAAAACCGAAATTGAAAATAACGACCTCGATTTAAGCATCAACCGGTATAAGGTGGCAGAACATAAAGAGGTTGTGTATCAAGACCCGAAGGAAATCTTGGCTAAGATTGAGGCTCTTGAGGAGGAGATTGTTCTGGGGATTAATGAGTTGAAGGGGTTATGA
- a CDS encoding restriction endonuclease subunit S, which produces MSSDSPIKKIGDICKVFSGGTPRRGIDGYYGGDVPWAKIGDIENAEGGYLFTTKESITQDGLKSINNKIFKKDTIFLALYGSVGKTAIAGREMSTNQAILGLIPKNPEVLYFKYLKYWLDYSKSELIGLARGVALQNISATIVKEYPIPLPTIEEQHRIVKILDLAQSLIEKRKQAISYLDDYIKAVFLDMFGDPVSNPKGWEKVKFEDICKIEKEQISPIKIKNSDYYIGLEDIEKETGRIIKTSSSNSALLKSTKFVFTNENVLYGKLRPYLNKVALPQREGICSTDILPLMPIKDKSQKHFICYLIRSDYFVSQMIKCTVGANLPRVNSRSLNETSVYSPPIALQSQFSEIVQNTESLKQKMQTQLRELQNNFQAQLQRSFRGGVEV; this is translated from the coding sequence ATGAGCTCAGATAGTCCAATAAAAAAAATAGGCGATATTTGTAAAGTGTTTAGCGGTGGAACGCCTCGCCGGGGTATTGATGGATATTATGGTGGTGATGTCCCATGGGCAAAAATTGGGGATATTGAAAATGCCGAGGGTGGTTATCTTTTCACCACTAAAGAATCAATAACCCAAGATGGTCTTAAATCCATCAACAACAAAATATTTAAAAAGGACACAATCTTTTTGGCACTCTATGGCTCTGTTGGTAAGACTGCGATTGCTGGTAGAGAGATGTCAACGAATCAAGCAATTTTGGGTCTTATTCCGAAAAATCCGGAAGTGCTATACTTTAAGTATTTAAAGTATTGGCTAGATTATTCAAAATCTGAACTTATCGGCTTAGCACGAGGAGTGGCTCTTCAAAATATATCTGCCACGATTGTGAAAGAATACCCGATTCCTCTCCCAACAATCGAAGAACAACACCGCATTGTAAAAATTCTTGATCTGGCTCAATCACTCATTGAAAAACGAAAACAAGCAATTTCATATTTGGATGACTATATAAAAGCAGTTTTCCTGGATATGTTTGGGGATCCGGTCAGTAATCCGAAGGGGTGGGAGAAAGTTAAATTTGAGGATATTTGCAAAATTGAGAAAGAACAAATATCTCCTATTAAAATTAAAAATAGTGACTATTATATTGGACTGGAAGATATTGAAAAGGAAACTGGAAGGATTATCAAAACTTCTTCATCCAATTCTGCTTTATTAAAAAGTACAAAATTCGTATTCACAAACGAAAATGTGCTTTATGGAAAACTTCGTCCTTATTTGAATAAAGTAGCACTACCCCAGCGTGAAGGCATTTGCTCAACAGATATTTTGCCGTTAATGCCTATAAAAGATAAATCACAAAAGCATTTTATTTGTTATTTGATTCGGTCCGATTATTTCGTATCACAAATGATAAAATGTACGGTAGGGGCAAATTTGCCTAGAGTAAATTCAAGGAGCTTGAATGAAACTTCTGTTTACTCTCCACCAATTGCATTGCAAAGTCAATTTTCAGAAATAGTTCAAAATACCGAATCGTTAAAACAAAAAATGCAAACCCAATTAAGAGAACTGCAAAACAATTTTCAGGCACAGCTTCAGAGGTCGTTTAGGGGGGGAGTAGAAGTTTAG